One window of Deltaproteobacteria bacterium genomic DNA carries:
- a CDS encoding flippase-like domain-containing protein codes for MAKFKIILVVLSTLLLFWMLQAVGWDAIGRHLRLVGWYWPLILLPYLLVNLLDAISWRLTIDSPPEAVTLWHLFFNRLAGEAINVLTPTASLGGEPLKAMMLQKRGVSLTNATASVIISKGILVLSLVAYILLGLALAPFLFMLPSHWLLLLILAALGLGLAGLIFVLGQKHGLCQMGMKLCQKIRFVPRILQDQEAALCRLDAQMTAFYQHHRRKFYLALGFFLLGWLCHGLEVYLIFYLIGQPLSLVTALCLDALAILITSLAFFIPGNLGVQDGGNILLTMGLHLGAILGAT; via the coding sequence ATGGCCAAGTTTAAAATCATACTGGTGGTCCTATCCACCCTCCTACTGTTCTGGATGCTCCAAGCCGTGGGCTGGGACGCCATCGGGCGACATCTGCGGCTGGTGGGATGGTATTGGCCCCTGATTCTCCTGCCCTATTTACTGGTCAATCTGCTGGACGCCATTTCCTGGCGCTTGACCATTGACTCCCCTCCAGAGGCAGTCACCCTTTGGCATCTGTTTTTTAACCGTCTGGCCGGAGAGGCCATCAATGTCCTCACCCCCACGGCCAGCCTCGGAGGTGAGCCTTTGAAGGCCATGATGTTGCAAAAAAGGGGAGTATCCTTAACCAATGCCACCGCCTCTGTAATTATCAGCAAGGGCATTCTGGTGTTGAGCCTGGTGGCTTATATACTTTTGGGTCTGGCCCTGGCCCCTTTTCTGTTTATGTTGCCGTCCCACTGGCTATTGTTGCTTATCCTGGCCGCTCTGGGTTTGGGACTGGCCGGATTGATCTTTGTCTTAGGACAGAAACATGGACTATGCCAGATGGGTATGAAGTTATGCCAGAAAATCAGATTTGTGCCCCGGATTTTACAGGACCAAGAAGCAGCCCTGTGCCGCCTCGACGCCCAGATGACAGCCTTTTACCAGCATCATCGCCGGAAGTTTTATCTGGCCCTGGGATTTTTCCTGCTGGGCTGGCTCTGCCATGGCCTAGAGGTATATCTCATTTTTTATTTAATAGGCCAACCGCTCAGCTTAGTGACCGCCCTGTGTCTTGATGCCCTGGCGATTCTGATCACCTCGCTGGCCTTTTTTATTCCCGGCAATCTGGGGGTTCAGGACGGAGGCAATATCTTATTGACCATGGGACTCCACCTGGGGGCCATTCTGGGGGCCAC
- a CDS encoding CDP-alcohol phosphatidyltransferase family protein, which translates to MVEEAVILMPEEKLNCLPSYLFAPVAGVPLLQRELFGLWRAGITSVTIMVPPAAQPDLERHLSQVLKLTENIKVISDWETLWAQTLNGTKDNPRLAVLANILADPRFLARLVNYPVPPGKLALGLMESPDPAQGNKDQERAKRISYPVILKDGLVTSLGFSDSANGLQAAGLVLFSPTAWQNWQHWQQGHKKPLDSFLSDPETPLFAYLSQQVRENRVLGVVSDPVYISAIHHDRDRAEATARLIAAADGSPLGDGRLETTLNRTMARKLLPWVLASSVTPNQITAASLLLGLVASLGFAVGTYEASLAAGLLLPLVMVLDCLDGMVARLKFQESGLGARLDLYGDTILNLIIFWGIAVGQYRASGHPLFLGLGLLLTLGYLACWWLLDIPEVRHWDPAHSPLGARLCPSKLKKAGKFLEEAVSRDFFYIILLGALINCLDYLFIGIAVGTNVFALFLFKRQRHGQV; encoded by the coding sequence ATGGTTGAGGAAGCCGTTATCCTGATGCCGGAGGAAAAACTTAACTGCCTACCCTCCTATCTGTTTGCCCCGGTAGCCGGTGTACCACTGCTGCAGCGGGAACTCTTTGGCCTCTGGCGGGCCGGCATCACCTCGGTAACCATTATGGTGCCGCCTGCCGCCCAACCCGACCTGGAGCGGCACTTATCGCAAGTCCTAAAATTAACTGAAAATATTAAGGTTATTTCCGATTGGGAGACTTTATGGGCCCAGACTCTGAACGGGACTAAGGATAATCCCCGCTTGGCGGTCCTGGCCAATATCCTGGCTGATCCGCGATTTTTAGCCAGATTGGTTAATTACCCGGTGCCGCCGGGAAAGCTGGCACTGGGGTTGATGGAATCACCTGACCCCGCCCAAGGGAATAAAGATCAAGAAAGGGCAAAGCGGATCTCATATCCTGTCATACTGAAGGATGGCCTGGTGACTTCACTTGGTTTCTCGGACTCAGCCAACGGGCTCCAAGCTGCTGGTTTGGTGCTGTTTTCCCCCACCGCCTGGCAGAATTGGCAACATTGGCAGCAAGGCCATAAAAAGCCATTAGATTCGTTCTTATCGGACCCCGAAACTCCACTTTTCGCCTATCTATCCCAGCAGGTTAGGGAAAATCGGGTGTTAGGAGTGGTCAGCGATCCGGTTTATATTTCTGCTATCCATCATGATCGGGACCGGGCCGAAGCCACGGCCCGTCTAATCGCTGCGGCCGATGGCTCCCCTTTAGGTGATGGTCGCCTGGAAACTACCTTGAATCGGACCATGGCCCGGAAACTTTTGCCCTGGGTGCTGGCCTCCTCGGTGACTCCGAATCAGATCACGGCGGCCAGTCTGTTGCTTGGTCTGGTGGCGTCCCTGGGATTTGCCGTCGGCACTTATGAAGCCTCCCTGGCTGCTGGCCTATTGCTGCCTCTGGTCATGGTGCTGGATTGCCTGGATGGTATGGTGGCCCGACTGAAGTTTCAGGAATCGGGGCTTGGGGCCAGACTCGATCTTTATGGCGACACCATCCTAAATCTGATTATTTTTTGGGGAATTGCGGTGGGCCAATATCGGGCTTCGGGACATCCTCTGTTCCTGGGCTTGGGTCTGTTGCTGACCCTGGGTTATCTGGCCTGTTGGTGGTTGTTAGATATCCCGGAGGTCCGGCATTGGGATCCGGCCCATTCGCCCCTCGGGGCTCGCCTGTGCCCCTCAAAGCTCAAAAAGGCCGGCAAATTCCTGGAGGAGGCAGTCAGTCGGGACTTTTTCTATATTATCCTGTTGGGTGCTCTGATTAACTGTCTGGATTATCTTTTTATCGGCATTGCGGTGGGCACCAATGTCTTCGCTCTGTTCCTGTTTAAACGGCAACGGCATGGCCAAGTTTAA
- a CDS encoding 2-aminoethylphosphonate--pyruvate transaminase — protein MISVARKILLNPGPATTTDTVKAALVVPDICPREQEFVEVMRQVRQDLVQIAGGDVDFHTCVLLAGSGTAAMDAVLNSVIPPNRGVAVINNGAYGARLAEIARCYQLPLVEINFAWGAWPDLELIDQTIQSNPEISHLALVHHETSTGMLNPLPEIAALAQDRGLSLIVDAISSLGGVPVDVRQQHIDYLLCTSNKCLQGMAGLSWVICRREALEQSGELPGRSYYLNLYQQWRHFEANGQMRFTPPVQVVYALAQAIREYLAEGAENRFRRYRQNWQTLVAGLHQLGFKTLLPEAQQSPLLTTVLEPDDPHYHFGRLHDALYQRGFTIYPGKLKNDRTFRLANMGAINPEDIKEFLAALREVLEELQIKVI, from the coding sequence TTGATATCCGTAGCGCGCAAAATTCTGTTGAATCCGGGTCCGGCGACCACCACTGATACGGTCAAAGCCGCCTTGGTAGTCCCTGACATCTGCCCCCGAGAACAGGAATTCGTCGAGGTGATGCGCCAGGTGCGCCAAGACCTGGTCCAGATCGCTGGAGGCGATGTCGACTTCCATACTTGTGTATTATTGGCTGGTTCCGGCACCGCGGCCATGGATGCGGTGCTCAATTCGGTGATCCCCCCAAATCGAGGTGTGGCCGTGATCAACAACGGGGCGTATGGGGCCCGCCTGGCTGAAATTGCCCGTTGCTACCAATTGCCCTTGGTGGAGATCAATTTTGCCTGGGGGGCATGGCCAGACCTCGAACTTATCGATCAAACAATTCAATCCAACCCGGAAATCAGCCACCTGGCCTTGGTGCACCATGAGACCAGCACCGGAATGCTAAATCCTCTTCCTGAGATCGCCGCGCTGGCCCAAGACCGGGGCCTGAGCCTGATTGTTGACGCCATCTCCAGTCTGGGCGGAGTACCGGTTGATGTTCGGCAGCAGCACATTGATTATCTGTTATGCACCTCGAATAAATGCCTCCAGGGTATGGCCGGTCTGAGCTGGGTGATTTGCCGCCGCGAGGCATTGGAACAAAGTGGTGAGCTGCCGGGTCGGTCCTATTATCTCAATCTTTATCAGCAATGGCGCCATTTTGAGGCCAATGGCCAGATGCGCTTTACGCCGCCGGTGCAAGTGGTCTATGCCCTGGCCCAGGCCATCCGCGAGTACCTGGCGGAAGGGGCGGAGAACCGCTTCAGGCGCTATCGCCAGAATTGGCAGACCCTGGTTGCCGGCCTCCATCAGCTCGGATTTAAAACATTGCTCCCCGAGGCGCAGCAGTCCCCTCTGCTTACTACCGTCCTGGAGCCGGATGATCCCCATTACCATTTTGGCCGACTGCATGACGCCCTTTATCAACGTGGATTTACTATTTATCCAGGGAAGTTAAAGAATGACCGAACCTTTCGCCTGGCTAATATGGGGGCGATCAATCCTGAAGATATCAAGGAGTTCTTAGCGGCCCTCCGGGAAGTGCTGGAAGAGTTGCAAATCAAAGTTATTTAA
- a CDS encoding phosphocholine cytidylyltransferase family protein, translated as MITVILSAGVGRRLAPLTDSLPKALIDIGGRPLLGHMLHALRQYGLTEVVLVVGHQRPLMEAAVNHHRDGQRIYLVYNERFADSGSLYSLWLARAYLKEAFVFMDADLLFNPQILAGLEAQPDKSCLLVGPLTEDSGEEVKVYHHQGQVNAIGKNLKTEGTLAGEALGIVKIAAPEVPLALELMAELVQANQQAEHEELSQALAQHQRIWVQNIGDLSWLEIDFPEDVIRARELVWPAIQQQLTSRASWSG; from the coding sequence ATGATTACTGTAATCTTAAGCGCGGGAGTGGGCCGACGTTTGGCCCCGTTGACCGATAGCTTACCCAAGGCCTTGATTGACATCGGCGGCCGCCCCTTGCTAGGGCACATGTTACACGCCTTACGCCAGTACGGCCTGACCGAAGTGGTGCTCGTTGTCGGCCATCAGCGGCCGTTAATGGAGGCCGCGGTAAACCACCACCGGGACGGGCAAAGAATATATTTGGTTTATAATGAGCGGTTTGCCGATTCCGGTAGCCTGTATTCATTATGGCTGGCGCGGGCATATCTTAAGGAGGCCTTTGTCTTCATGGATGCGGATCTGTTGTTTAATCCCCAGATCCTGGCTGGTCTGGAGGCCCAGCCGGATAAAAGTTGCCTATTGGTAGGTCCCTTAACAGAGGATAGCGGCGAGGAGGTCAAGGTCTATCACCACCAGGGCCAAGTCAACGCCATTGGCAAAAACCTTAAAACTGAGGGGACACTGGCCGGAGAGGCGTTGGGGATTGTCAAGATCGCCGCCCCTGAGGTGCCTCTGGCCTTAGAGCTGATGGCCGAACTGGTACAAGCAAACCAACAGGCCGAACATGAGGAGCTGTCCCAAGCCCTGGCACAGCATCAGCGTATCTGGGTGCAAAATATCGGCGATTTGAGTTGGTTGGAGATTGATTTCCCCGAGGATGTCATCCGGGCCCGCGAGCTTGTCTGGCCCGCCATTCAACAACAATTAACCTCAAGGGCATCCTGGTCCGGTTAA
- the aepY gene encoding phosphonopyruvate decarboxylase codes for MWTVDKLLKLLSDLGWGPYIGVPCSILKPLISHLQADSTLTYIAATSEGEAMGIAAGWTLADYRPVILMQNSGLGNAVNPLTSLQLIYRLPCLLMVSWRGEPGRPDAPQHQLMGQITPSLLSLLGLPSEVLSGDPQADQAKVEHLHREMVSHSSPVALIVTRGTISPGIESKSPGRYPLLRREAIDLLMEVLGGQAAVVATTGKISRELCALSDRTHNFYMVGSMGCASALGLGLALAQPERRVVIVDGDGACLMKLGNVATIGHYRPRNLIHLVLDNESYDSTGGQATVSSTIPLEGVAREAGYATARRVEASQDLREQLQYALAYPGPHFYLVKVASGAATDLERPRLSPVQLKERFMAFVSRPPEAAA; via the coding sequence ATGTGGACAGTTGATAAATTATTAAAATTGCTTAGCGATCTGGGCTGGGGCCCTTATATCGGGGTTCCCTGTTCCATCCTGAAACCGCTTATCAGCCATCTGCAAGCTGACTCCACTTTAACCTATATTGCCGCCACCAGCGAAGGCGAGGCCATGGGTATTGCCGCTGGCTGGACTTTGGCAGATTACCGACCGGTCATTTTGATGCAAAACTCGGGGTTGGGGAATGCCGTCAATCCTCTAACCTCACTGCAGCTCATTTACCGGCTGCCCTGTCTGCTGATGGTTTCCTGGCGGGGGGAGCCGGGCCGTCCGGATGCTCCCCAACACCAGTTGATGGGACAGATTACCCCGTCTTTGTTGTCACTGCTGGGGCTTCCGTCAGAGGTTTTAAGTGGCGACCCTCAGGCCGACCAGGCCAAAGTCGAACATCTCCACCGGGAGATGGTGTCTCACTCCTCGCCGGTAGCCCTGATTGTAACCCGGGGAACCATATCTCCCGGAATCGAATCTAAATCTCCGGGGCGCTATCCTCTATTACGTCGGGAAGCAATTGATCTGCTCATGGAAGTCTTGGGGGGCCAGGCCGCAGTAGTGGCCACCACCGGCAAGATTTCCCGGGAACTCTGTGCCCTTAGCGACAGGACGCACAACTTCTATATGGTAGGCTCCATGGGTTGTGCCAGTGCCTTGGGCCTGGGACTGGCCCTGGCTCAACCCGAGCGCCGGGTAGTGATTGTCGATGGTGATGGCGCCTGTCTGATGAAGCTGGGTAATGTGGCCACTATTGGCCACTATCGGCCCCGAAATTTAATTCATCTGGTGCTGGACAACGAATCTTATGATTCCACCGGGGGGCAGGCCACCGTTTCCAGCACCATCCCTTTGGAGGGCGTAGCTCGAGAAGCCGGGTATGCCACCGCCCGGCGGGTGGAGGCCAGCCAGGACTTAAGGGAGCAATTGCAATATGCCCTGGCTTATCCCGGTCCACATTTTTATTTAGTCAAAGTGGCTTCGGGAGCAGCGACCGACCTGGAGCGCCCCCGACTGTCCCCGGTCCAGCTGAAAGAACGCTTTATGGCCTTTGTCAGCCGACCGCCGGAGGCCGCGGCATGA
- a CDS encoding isocitrate lyase/phosphoenolpyruvate mutase family protein: MNQKAQALRYLFAQPGIIQVAGAHNGLGARLVEAAGFEAIWASGLEISASYGVPDANILTMTEYLEAARNINETTSLPVIADCDTGYGNSSNVIRLVKKYEAAGIAAICLEDKCFPKMNSFITINQELAPVAEFVGKILAAKNAQCSSDFMVIARTEALIAGFDLEEAWRRAEAYAEAGADAILIHSKVNNPREIQAFMAGWGRPLPVIVVPTSYPQVTIEELAAWGIKMVIYANAGIRAAVRAMTKVFQTLKQAGSLQAVEPELTPLSRIFDLQQMTRFREDQKKYLRHIDDDYAVIIPAAGHTQSDDTLNQLLEERPVAMLDLNGKPLLKRNVESLRQLGLNNIVVVTGYKGDLINLEGITTIFNAEFNQSHILHSIMTARDYFAPQNLIIYSDILFEPGIIQRLLAHPGDLVLVVDDSFANFSPATKNLDLVVAQQKPYQGKRRLLEHNHNQAVRIGQQSIAADEADYEFIGIAKISAAGGRALKAVYDDCASLYNNRPFHEAPTFLRASFTDLLQEMIDRGFPVILMEVNSGWMEIQTFADYRQACRLFSNCRPSDSGTLGQDKDRLSSLESQFPDGTRQRHQQCGQLINY; this comes from the coding sequence ATGAACCAGAAAGCTCAGGCCCTGCGATATCTATTTGCTCAGCCAGGTATTATCCAGGTGGCCGGAGCCCATAATGGCTTAGGGGCGCGATTGGTAGAAGCCGCGGGATTCGAGGCTATCTGGGCCAGTGGTTTGGAAATCTCGGCCTCGTACGGAGTTCCCGATGCCAATATCTTGACCATGACCGAATATCTGGAAGCCGCTCGTAATATCAACGAAACGACCTCTTTGCCGGTCATTGCTGATTGCGATACTGGTTACGGCAACTCCAGCAATGTCATCCGCCTGGTCAAGAAATATGAAGCGGCTGGCATCGCCGCCATCTGTCTGGAAGATAAGTGTTTTCCCAAAATGAACAGTTTTATTACCATTAACCAGGAACTGGCCCCAGTGGCTGAGTTTGTCGGCAAGATTCTGGCAGCCAAAAATGCCCAGTGCTCATCGGACTTTATGGTTATCGCCCGCACCGAGGCCTTGATTGCTGGCTTTGACCTGGAAGAAGCCTGGCGACGGGCTGAGGCTTATGCTGAGGCCGGAGCTGATGCCATCCTGATTCACTCCAAGGTTAACAATCCTAGAGAAATCCAGGCCTTCATGGCCGGTTGGGGCAGGCCCCTTCCGGTTATTGTGGTACCTACCAGTTATCCACAAGTGACCATTGAGGAATTGGCCGCCTGGGGGATTAAGATGGTGATCTACGCCAACGCTGGCATCCGGGCCGCGGTTCGGGCCATGACCAAGGTGTTTCAGACCCTAAAGCAGGCTGGCTCCTTACAGGCTGTAGAGCCTGAGCTGACTCCTTTAAGCCGTATCTTTGATCTACAACAGATGACCCGCTTTCGGGAAGACCAAAAGAAATATCTGCGCCACATCGACGATGATTATGCGGTGATCATTCCCGCTGCCGGTCATACTCAGAGTGATGATACCCTAAACCAGCTATTGGAAGAACGGCCGGTGGCCATGTTGGATCTGAACGGGAAGCCGCTCTTGAAACGCAATGTGGAGAGTCTGCGCCAGCTTGGTCTGAATAATATTGTGGTGGTGACCGGCTACAAGGGCGACCTGATCAATTTGGAGGGTATTACAACCATCTTCAATGCGGAATTTAATCAAAGTCATATCTTGCATTCCATCATGACCGCCCGCGACTATTTTGCCCCCCAGAACCTGATAATTTATTCGGATATATTGTTTGAACCTGGCATTATCCAGAGGCTGCTGGCCCATCCTGGGGATCTGGTTCTGGTAGTCGATGATTCTTTTGCCAATTTTTCACCAGCCACCAAGAACCTGGATCTGGTGGTGGCCCAACAGAAACCCTACCAGGGCAAGCGCCGTCTACTGGAGCATAATCATAATCAGGCGGTACGCATTGGCCAGCAAAGTATTGCTGCGGATGAGGCCGATTACGAATTCATTGGTATTGCCAAAATTTCTGCCGCCGGCGGGCGCGCCTTGAAAGCAGTCTATGATGACTGCGCTTCGCTTTATAATAACCGCCCTTTTCACGAGGCCCCTACTTTCCTCCGGGCTTCTTTTACTGATCTGCTGCAAGAGATGATCGATCGCGGCTTTCCAGTGATCCTGATGGAGGTCAATTCCGGTTGGATGGAAATCCAGACTTTTGCGGATTATCGTCAGGCCTGTCGTCTGTTCTCCAACTGCCGCCCGTCAGATTCAGGAACTTTAGGGCAAGACAAAGACCGGCTCAGCTCCTTAGAAAGCCAGTTTCCTGATGGAACCAGGCAAAGACACCAGCAATGTGGACAGTTGATAAATTATTAA
- a CDS encoding DHA2 family efflux MFS transporter permease subunit, producing the protein MTGEPAAPETDNQSPSRQVNKWLITIAVMAGTFMEIVDTTVVNVALPHMAGSLSASVDEATWVLTSYLVSNAIVLPITGWLAALFGRKRFLLLCLALFTGTSVMCGAAPNLGFLILFRIFQGIGGGALQPISQAILLETFPPRERGMAMALWGIGVVIAPIVGPVLGGWITDNYSWRWVFYINLPIGIFSLIMTFFFIFDPPYIRTQRAGRIDYFGLGLLCVGLGALQIVLDKGEREDWFSSAFIVRLSITAIVALAVLIYWELKTREPVVDLRLFKEKTYALGVTIMFFFGFALYGSIVLLPLYLQTLMGYDATLAGMALAPGGLGSLLIMPVVGRLTTMVDNRILIGLGLVINGVAMYMMSNYNLQLDFWHAMLPRFIQGFGLGMTFVSLTTVTMSKISQERMGNATGMFNLLRNLGGSFGIATVVTLLSRRSQFHQSRLVEHINPTSINFQQWAARVQEWFGTSGGVETGLLDRQWLAALYQEVLRQANMLAFCDDYWLLTIIFALLIPLVLLMRRQDPRAGLRIRRKLDNI; encoded by the coding sequence ATGACCGGAGAACCGGCTGCACCAGAGACGGATAATCAGAGTCCCAGCCGCCAAGTTAATAAGTGGCTGATTACCATCGCGGTGATGGCCGGCACCTTCATGGAAATCGTCGACACCACGGTGGTGAATGTGGCCCTGCCCCATATGGCCGGCAGCCTGTCCGCCAGTGTCGATGAAGCGACCTGGGTATTGACCTCCTATCTGGTCTCTAATGCCATCGTGCTGCCCATTACCGGCTGGTTGGCCGCCCTGTTTGGCCGCAAGCGCTTTTTACTCCTTTGCCTGGCTCTTTTTACCGGCACCTCGGTTATGTGCGGCGCCGCCCCCAACCTGGGCTTCCTCATTTTATTCCGCATTTTTCAGGGCATTGGCGGTGGGGCCTTACAGCCTATTTCCCAGGCCATCTTGCTGGAAACCTTCCCGCCCCGGGAGCGAGGCATGGCCATGGCCCTCTGGGGGATCGGGGTAGTGATCGCCCCCATTGTCGGCCCGGTGTTGGGAGGTTGGATCACTGACAATTATAGCTGGCGCTGGGTGTTTTACATTAACCTGCCGATCGGGATTTTCTCACTGATCATGACCTTTTTCTTTATCTTTGACCCGCCGTATATCCGAACTCAGCGGGCCGGACGGATCGATTATTTCGGCCTGGGCCTTCTCTGTGTCGGCCTCGGGGCGCTCCAGATCGTGCTGGATAAAGGCGAACGGGAAGACTGGTTCTCGTCGGCATTTATCGTCCGGTTGTCGATTACTGCAATAGTTGCCCTGGCAGTGCTGATCTACTGGGAGCTTAAGACCCGTGAGCCAGTGGTTGATCTACGTCTGTTCAAGGAAAAAACCTATGCCTTGGGCGTCACCATTATGTTTTTCTTCGGTTTTGCCCTCTATGGCAGCATTGTCCTCTTACCGTTGTATCTTCAGACCCTGATGGGTTATGACGCCACCCTGGCCGGTATGGCGCTGGCTCCCGGGGGCTTGGGCTCTTTGCTGATCATGCCGGTGGTGGGACGCTTAACCACTATGGTGGACAACCGGATTCTGATTGGCCTGGGGCTGGTAATCAATGGTGTGGCCATGTACATGATGTCTAATTATAATCTTCAGCTTGATTTCTGGCATGCCATGCTGCCACGCTTTATTCAGGGCTTTGGCTTGGGGATGACCTTTGTCAGTCTGACGACGGTTACCATGTCCAAAATCTCCCAGGAACGCATGGGTAATGCCACCGGCATGTTCAATCTGCTGCGCAATCTGGGAGGCAGTTTCGGCATTGCCACCGTGGTTACCCTGCTGTCCCGGCGCAGCCAGTTTCACCAGTCTCGACTAGTGGAGCACATTAACCCCACCTCCATCAATTTCCAGCAATGGGCGGCCAGGGTGCAGGAATGGTTCGGCACCTCGGGAGGGGTTGAAACCGGGTTATTAGACCGCCAGTGGCTGGCCGCCTTATATCAAGAGGTGCTGCGCCAGGCCAATATGTTGGCCTTCTGCGACGATTACTGGCTGTTGACCATTATTTTTGCCCTGCTCATTCCTTTAGTCCTACTGATGCGGCGTCAGGATCCCCGGGCCGGACTCAGGATTAGAAGAAAATTAGATAATATTTAG
- a CDS encoding universal stress protein, with translation MYRKILVATDGSEHARRAVERAACLARYTQGQVTLVTVLRLPTSYLLALGSSIGMGSEPWAALQRASERILEADLIFLLKQGITAAREMKVGNPAHEVLRLAREGRFDLIIVGRRGRGLTESYFLGSVSDRISHEAPCDVLIVQ, from the coding sequence ATGTACCGCAAAATCTTGGTGGCCACCGACGGCTCGGAGCACGCCCGGCGAGCCGTGGAGCGGGCGGCTTGTCTGGCCCGCTATACCCAAGGTCAAGTAACGCTGGTTACGGTTCTTCGTTTACCCACATCTTATTTGCTAGCCCTGGGCAGTAGCATCGGTATGGGGTCGGAGCCTTGGGCCGCGCTCCAGCGTGCCAGTGAGAGGATCTTGGAGGCAGATCTGATCTTTCTGTTGAAACAGGGAATTACAGCTGCGAGGGAAATGAAGGTAGGTAATCCAGCACACGAAGTACTGCGGCTGGCTCGGGAAGGAAGATTTGACCTGATCATTGTCGGCCGCCGCGGTCGCGGCTTAACCGAATCATATTTCTTGGGGAGTGTTTCGGATCGGATCAGCCATGAGGCTCCCTGCGATGTCCTGATTGTCCAGTGA